A segment of the Lolium perenne isolate Kyuss_39 chromosome 3, Kyuss_2.0, whole genome shotgun sequence genome:
CAATGACTGAAATAGCGCACCAGCGGCAAGAACTGGTGGCAGCTCCCTCCCATCGTTACATACAAAGCTCAGGAAGAAGGTGCAATTGTTTGGCAGATTTTCTAGTACAGTAGGTGCATCTAAAAAAACGTACAGCTGGTGCATTCCCTCAAAGAAAAAGTATAGCAGGTCCAGTTCTACATACTGCAATGCCAGGCCAAGAAGGTCACAGGTTACACAAACTCATAAATATCTCATCACATGGCCAGCGTGCATAGCTCGGCTGCTCATCATCGTTAATTCAATCAGCACAAGGCTGCATGGCCAGTGAAATCGATACAACAATAAGGTGCCTCCTAAGCTGCGCCCTGTGTCGCAGTTTTACAGCACATAACATTCCAGTCGCATTACAGATGCAAGATGGCACAGTCCTGTGACTACGGGACTACCCGCCTCTTCAGGGGCTTGACTGAAGAAGATGCTGCGGCCGCCTGGCTAGTCGTAGGTTTCAGGCGACCTGGTGTAACAATACAGCTCCGGTCAGTGGTACATTCTTTGTAGTTTGGATAATGTGATGCTTAGGCATGCCGATTTTCTATGAAATTGCATAAATGGCAGAGCATCGGTGAATGAAAATTTTGGCAAGCAGCAGGCATGAATCGTCAGGTGGTTTACACATGCGTACCTGTAGCCTTCGGAACAGGTTCCTTTGGTTTTGGTCGGGAAGCTGCTGGCTGGCCATTCTTTGTGAGGAAAAATCTGGTTAGTCGTGATGGACCTTTCTGCCTGCAGTTGTACAGAATGTGTTACATGCCAGGCTTCACGAAACAATGTGAGGTGCTTTTGGTGATGCACATGCAGCAAAATTATGAGGGGAAAACCATGCGCCTTTTTTTATTTCTTGTGATTTTTCTATGTTGATTTATTTTGAAACAATAATTTTCTTCACTAGTGTGTGACGGTTTgatagaagagaaaggaaagaaagCAGAATGAGTACATACATCCTTTCTGCTGCTTCTGAAGCACTGCCAACAGAATACTCAGTTTCACCTACTGAACAGCCATCATCAGATGCATTGTCTTCATATTCGGTTTCACCTGATCCCATGGACCCTGCATGCATTGGCGGGTGAAACATGAACGTTATTTATTACTTCCATTGAACACTATAGTGTTGAGGATTTAACATAACTCTACACTAGACTTCAGCAATCTTTCACCTGATAATAGTTGGTTCTGCTGGCTTGCCATGGTGAGCGACGACGAGGACGCAGACTGTTTCAGCATGTTACTTCCGCTTTTATCTGTAAGTGAACTAGGAGATTTGGTCTTGTCTTTAAGGACTTGAAGCTGTTCAATTTCCATATCCTTTCGTGATATTGTATCTTTCAAAGATGCAACCTGGATACAATAACGGCGTCATTTTCTAAATCAAGAATGAGAGAATATTCATGAATAAAGGTGGGCTATATGATTTGATTATGCTACCAAGATTCAGCAGAAAATATTAAGAGCAATAGACTAAAATGTACTTTTACTCCTATGAAGGCTATATAATTGACGGTCTCCTTTTGTTTCCAGTTCAATGGTTAACTTGAACTGATGTAAGAACAAAAGTACCCCGAAAACTGACCATATGAGCTCCATATAAAGCTGGTTCATCGCTGTCTACAGTTCAAGTAAAAAAATGGGAATATATCAGAGATGGGAGTGCAAAAACCTGTTCTAGCAGATCTTTTATATCTTTGCCCTCTTTGTTGCTTCTTGCAGCACCTAGCTCAACCCCAGAAACTCTTTCGGCAAATTTTAAAGTACTTATGGTTTCTGAACAGGATTCCACGTCGGGATTTACTTGAACAAACATTAGTGTCTTTGCTTGTCCACCTGCATGAAAAAGGAAAGATTTAGAACAAGTAAATTTTTCCACATACACATGTACCGACGACCTTACGTTACCTAAAGAGCTCTGAAGAACTTGAGTCAGTTTGCTGTTTCTGTAGGGCACATGGGCATTTTTCTGGGCCAAAGCAAAAATGACATCTCCGAGAGCAGAAAGGGATTTATTAATATGTTGTGCTTCTTTTAATCTATCTCCGGTTGCTTCAGATCGTTCAACTCTCTCACTCCCAGCAAGATCAATCAGATGTAGACATCCTCGAGAAGTAGATCCATTCTTCACGTCGAGCCCTCTAACATGCACAGTGAGAATGCTGCAAGCAAGGAATTTTTTTAGAACAATATCTCAAAATAGTTTAATGGGATGGTTTAAGTTAGCAGTCATCCACATACCTATGGGATCTACTACTCCTTTCATTCAACGCTGTTGATCCAACAGCTCTATTTGCTTGCCCAATTTCCATTAAGTCTAGTACATCCGATGTTGATTTGACAGGAATTAAACTCGCATCGGGTACGACAAGCCCATTAGGTTGAGAAGTACTCCAAATCCCGAGTGTTTCTTTATGTCAAGAATAACATGTTATACCAATATTGAAACAAAAAAATATATGTGAAACCAACTATATGTTTATTAAAGGATATCTTTTTTGTGCAATATCATTTGACAGAAGATCCCGGACTTGTTCGTTGTATATCTCAACCATCTGCACTTCCACCTCATATGTGAAATTGTTTCTCCTCTTCAGAGAGATGTCAAACAAGTCATTTAAAGCTCGATAGTTAACACCCCAATCTTCTTTTGATGTGCCAGGACCACTCTAAAACAGAAACGGCAGCAAGTACCAGTTAGTAATGAATATTGTTTTTCGCTTGTATGGGTAGGTTCATACAGCTCCAAATTCTGTATTTGTGCATCTAAAAAAGATCCCAAATAATCACAAACTTTCCTCATGTTAAAACATTTGCAGAATAATCAATTAGGACGTATGCAGAAAAAATACGAGTGCAGCGGCACTACACAAAAAGTAAGTTCCACATATTTTTTTGTTTGTACAATGCACATGGAGCGTATTTTTCACAACATAATGCATGTGACATGTACACATCCATGTTTTTTTTAGGATTTCACTGAAACGCCCAAATTTGACTTATAAAATCATAAGCACTAATCCATAGAAAGCACACATTATTCTTTAGTGATATCCCCAAGAAAAGGTATTGAGTCAAGCTTGCTGTCTTGAATAAGTCAAAGAGTAGTTAGTACCATCGTGTAAGTTTTTCCCGAACCAGTTTGACCGTATGCAAAAATGCACACATTGAATCCATCAAGAACTGATCTAATCAAAGGCTGGATATCGGAGAAAACTTCAGCTGAGAGTTGTTAAATAAAAGGTTAgtgaccaatattcaaacatacacCAAAAGGTTAGCTGTTTCGATCGATGACTTGGATCAATGAATATATACCTTGAGAAACATGAGTATTAAAGACCTTGTTGAACTTAAACATCCGGTATCCATCCTTTCCTTGCTTGGAGGGATTTGAAATGAGAATCTCACCATTTTCACCAATGTAATCAACTGCGGTTGATTTCCCGTCTTGACCAGGAAGAAATGGTCTAACACGGCAATATACTCTTATATTACCTGATAAGAAGCATTAGAATAACAAATTTGTTACAGTCCTAAAATGTGCTCGAAAGAGTGAACAGACCATGAATTACCTTTTAATTCTTGCACTTCATTAAATAATTTCTGATTTTCAGCAAGAACACCATGGTAATTTTCAGCAGCATCTACCAAACCTTTTAGGTCAAGTCCTACACAAGTATGAACATTAAGACCAAGCAAACCAAATCATGAAAGTAACAGAATACAATATGTGCATATGAACAATGCAAATACACAAATCATGAAGACTAACCCACATACCAATGTTAGATATTTCATCCCTCCATTTCATTTGGAGGGCAAACATTTCCTGCTTAATAGACTGAGATGATATCCTTATGTCCTACAAGAGTTGAATAGTAAAAAAATATACAAAGTAAGATATAAAGGAACTTAATAACACAAAGATATACTACACTAACCTTAATACACAGTTTTTGATTGTCCATATAACTTCGAAATGTATTTGTCTTCTTGCTCCAGAGTTGTGATTTTAGTTCAGAAGCAGCTTCAACTTCTTCGACTCTCTTTTTCGATTGCATAAGAAGAAACTCAGCCTCCTTAGCTCTTAGAGTCAAGTGTTCCTCCATCTGGCTTGTTTTTGCCTCCATCTGCTCACGATATTCTTCGAACATCCTACTCATGACTTGAATTTCTTGCTGAAGGTTACTGACTGTATTCTCTGCATTTTCCTTTTCTTGCATCAGCCGAACCATGTCTTGCTCGCCTAGTTTTCTCCTCTCATCAATTTTTGACTTCTCAACCTACAGGAAAAACACAAGCATATTATTTTTATCATGGTTGGTTAACTATATGTAGTACATAAGCTAATGTGTAATCTTAATTTCATGTAGTCTAAAATAGAGTGTCCAGTATTCCTTTCAAATAAGATAATTATAAATACTGAATTAAGGAAGTAAGATGCGCAAAAAATACGTAAGACTAATaattatactccctccgatccatattacattactacttgatgctaaaatggatgtatctacaactaaaatatgtttagatacatctatattagcatcaagtaatatggatcggagggtgtACATGAGGATGCACTGAATACCTTAACTAGCTCAAGCCGATTTATTGCCATCTGAAACAGTGACCACATGTTGTCAGTACTACAGCAGATTCTGAATATTTCTAACCATCAATAATTTGGGTCTTTTTACCTCATTTTCTTCATTTGTTCCATTTACCAATGTCTCGAGTGCCTTAATTTTTGAACGGTACTTATCCTCACGCGTTTTGATGACGCTATTTTGCTGGAAAATAAGCTATCAGATTAAGAATTCAATTCACATGGAAAAGGTGCAACTTCAGAACAAATGGTATCGTATACTTTACATTTTTTATGTGATCTGCTTGAATGGAAATGCGGTGCTCAATCTCTTGAATAACATTTCGTAGTAAATAAACAACTCGCTGACAAAAGTAGGAAAAGTTAGTCATCAATAGTAAAGTACAAAGGAAATAAACACTAGTGTTCCACAAAAATCGTTTACTGAAAGTCATCAAAAGTAGACATACATGTGGTatttctcctcttttcctctcaatACTTTCATCCAGAATGCCGTTAACAACTCTAAGAAGTGATTGAGTAGGCGCATTCTGAAAACAAAAATGCTTATCATTAAGAAAAGGGCAAGAGAAATAAGTATTAAGTGGTATGGAATGTGACGCTAAAGATGTTACATCTAAACTGTTGGACTGGATCATCTCTGAAATTTTAGAAGCAGGAAGATCTGCATACTGTCCACGCTTAAATTGGAAAACCTCGTTGGCCTTCTGCCCTGCAAAGGATGTAAAGCATAACCATCTATTAATATAACTAAGCCCCCAAAGTCAAAACTAACAGGATAAGAGGAACATAACCTGGAAGTTATAAATGTTACTTGCAGTTGCATCATATAGTAAAACGAGTAAACAATGTCCAAGATACAAAAAGCCATGCACTAAAGTAACAATGCCTGGTTATCTAAATTTTCATCACGGTGGCACTTGGTAGAACTCTGCAACTAATGGGTTGTGCTATATCTAGCCAATCATCAGTGGATCCAAACACTAACTATTATTTGTTTGAACTTTGAAATAAGAAGTCATTGCAATGTTTGATTGTCCAAATGATCTATGCCAATTCATCTAAGAGAAGCAGCAACAAGCACATACCTGAAAGAAGAGGACTTCTTTGGGGGGACTTGGGGTCCCAGAGGCCCCTTCTTCTGTCCTCTCCAGGAGATCTCCTTCCTGGTGTGGAAACTGAAACCACAGGCCTTGTTGGAGTCTTAGCAGCATAATTAGAAAGATTTTCACCAAATCCTGTTGTCACATTATCCCTTAGAGTCAAGAGGCACTCTACTATAGACGACATTGATCCCTGTAATCATGGAATGGAACCACGTGGAGTTAATAAAAAAAAGTGAGAATTTAAAAGGATTTTTTTCAATGGAGAACGTAAAAGGATGTGGTACGGAAATACAGAACTGCAAATTCATTCTGCAGCTCTAAAGTGGGTCTGATGTTTTCTTGTACTATCTGCCATATGTGTTAGGAGTAAGCATCTGAGGAATGAGGCACATAGTCAATACTTCGTAAAAGCTTTGCTGCCTATGTTTTGTTGTAAAAAGAAAACTTTGCTGCCTATGTTCAACAGAATTCCACAGCAGGATATACGATCTAACTAAGACGACTCTGAGTTCACATCAATAAACACCTTCCAGCTTTACTAATGATGACAGGGGGGAAAGTTTAAGAGGGGGCATTCCATACCATGTAAGTGCAACTAAATCACCTATATAAATTAGAACCACACTATTCCTACTCTGTGCCTACAAGATTAGGGTTCTTAATacaaacaaggtaaatcataaatATCAACTACAGTAACCATATGAGTGAACAGCTTGACAAGAGACGAGAGCAGCATTTAGTTTGAAAGCATGGTAGCATCGTAAATCGGTCGTATAACAACTTGTCATGGCAGGAGCAAGCTCACCTCCTCAAGATCCTTGACGCTGAATCCCGGCAGCCCCATCTCAGCGACAACGGAGAGGAACTTCTTCACATTTGACCGCTGGTCGGATGCGTAACCACCCCACACCCCCTACAGACGAAGCCGTATTAGCACAGCAAGAGCAATAATAGGCCGCAAGTATCCACCATTTCTGAGAGCAGCTCGCCCACCTCCAGGACACCGGGCATGAGCTTGTCGGCAGTGTAGCACAGGGCCGTGCCATCAATGAGGTAGTCCCGCAGCTCCTCATCTGAAGAATCCAGCGGTAAATTGAACTCCGGTAGCAACCCACCGAGCCAATCTATCACCTCAGCACGCCGGTCGTCTGGAAATGTTGGTGTCATCAAAGGAAACAAGCGTGAGAAACGCGTGCAGCCCTGAGCTCCCAAATTCAATTTTACAGCCAAAACGACGGCATCACACCAAAAATCAAGCAAAGCCAGGTGCTGAACAAAAACGGGTGCACCGGTCTGCACAGCCACAATATGCATCAAGAATCGACTCGAACGCTGGGGCAAACGGGGAGCTTAAGACAAGAACTGAATCGCCCCAATCCGGAGTTTTTAGCAAGCATCCACACAAAGAGGGGGTGAGACTTTTAAAGACCCAAACTTTGAGCTCAGCAGCTTGAACTGAGCCATCCCCCCACGGCGAGCAGAAAAGGAAAAAGGCTCAGATCGACGGCCTCACCGGCATGGAAGTCGTCGAAGTGGCCACCCATGGTCCCCATGCCTCACCGCCGGGACTGGAGCGAGTACAGGGCCGAAATGCCGGTCGATCCGGGACCAGATCGAGCCCCTCCGGCGGGGCGGCGCCGGATGCGAGCTCGGATTCGGCCGAATCTAGCGGCCCCGAGGCAATGCGGGAGGTGGATCCGGAGCTCTGGGGCTTTTGCTGGTCTGGGTTTTCTTTCCTATAGCCTCCTtctcccctctccctctctctcccccctTCGTCGTCGTCGTGCTGGACTGTAGTACGCTTCGGTTCAGCAGCTCGTGCTCTGCTTTGTTCTTTTTCTTGGGTGTTTTGTTTTCTCTTGTTGTGGAAAAAGAACTTTTTCTTCGGTGGTTCGTTGAGGTTTGATTTCGTTTTTGCGTGTGCGTTAAGGCCGGTCGGTGGTCAGTGTGTAGATGCTCATGGATTGTCTCTGCCGTTGGAGAGGTTAACTGGCGTTACTTATGAGGTGAACGGAAACTTGGTCCTTTAAGCGACGTCAATTTTGAAAAGTACAAGCGGGACGCACCGCCGATTGATTTTGAAACGGGGGCTCCAGTGAGATCCCGGTAGaaatctaagagcatctccactgggCCTCAAATAGTCACCCGCAGTAGCGTCGACACTGTTGTACACGGGACACCGGCACAACATCCTTTATTTAAGGGAGCTATTCCCATAAACACAAGCATAGAAATTCGAATAAGTTTACGGTTTGAGTTAACACACAGCCACCAAATTTGAATAGATTTTGGAATAAGAAGTTTGAGCCAACACACGGCCACCAGATCGCCGTCTCCGATGCAAAAAAAAAGGGCTTCCAAGCcagatgatcacatgaaggagatcACGGGCGGCTCAACCTCGACGACATCTGTGAGATCGGCGGCAGCTCCGTCGCTGCAACAGGATCCACGGTCGCTCGGGGAGACATGAACATGGACGATGTCGGGGGAGACATGAACGTGGCGGCGAGGGTTTTTCGGGTTGGGGGCTGGATGAGAGATGGAGCGGCTGGCGGGAGAAATGATCGGCGAAGAGGACGGGGTTTTGGGGGAGAAGATGTATATTTTGTCGTTGTGTGGCTGACCAGCGACTCCCACCCTAAAATTTTCAgcctcgcgaggcgccggcgcgcccgattcgcgcattTTACGAAGGGGCCGATACagggttgccggcgcttctattgggctcgaaaaatcgCCGTTTATGTCTGTTTGGGTGGGCGTGCGGACACATTGGCTGGCATTCGCTCGCCCGTTTGGGTCGTGCGGTGCACCCAACGCAGCGTTCACCCATTTTGCTAGCTAACGCGGCCAAGATATGATCTATTTCTTTGGGAAATAGGCTATTTTTCCACATAAATTTATAAATAACATCTAAAAATATAGAATAATATCAAATAAAATGTAGCATTAGCAGGAAACAAAATGTGACATACTTGCAACAAGAAACAAATAAAAAATTACAAATTGAGATTATCAACTTAATTTGTTCGGTCTAGGATTTTCTTCTGTctcttctcgaaccaagctctcTTCACCTCGTTCATGACGGTCAAGTCGGCGATCTTGATCATGTGGTCCTAGGTTTGGCGTTTCAGCTCAACTTATTTCTCCTTCAGCTCAACCTCTTTGGCCATTGACGCTGCAATGAGCTCCAATTCTTTATCTTTGAGCTCAACTTCCCTAGCCCTCGTCTTGGCATTGGCCTCATCAATCTCAAGCTTCCTCTTTTGAACATCGTAGTAGTTCTTCATGTCCTCTTCCTTCTCCCGACGCTtcctctcatccctcttgtccgtggacacctTTTTTCAGCATACAAGTCCTTCAAGGTGCCGACCAAATGCATGGCCGAAGCATCACGCTTCATGTCGAATTTAGTTTCCTTGTGGCCTCTTGGACGGCTTGCATGAGAAGTGGAGCTTCCGCAAGGCTggccaccatcaaggtcaatgactGTGGAATCTTTGGCAGTCTTGCTGCCAATCAAACTCGCCATGTACGTCGCGTACACCTTGTTGAACTTGAGGGtgctgaaagaacatttcccgcccttttgggttttgtgtgtttaatgccaacactaggtatatatttatgtgtgttgatgtagacaggtacacgaTTTCAAGATATATACTTGACTGGTGGTATGGTATGTCTGTCCTGAAGATTCTGCAGGTTTTTCAtttcaggcggaagttccggcccctgccggcggaacttccgccctgtttCTCCTCTCCGCAGACCATCAGCGCCCCTCTCAGTTGGAGTTTTCGAAggctgaccggaagttccggtgctactggccggaagttccggtgctgctggccggaagttccggtcagcggaacttccgcccaacttccgggcaagttccgtaAACATGAAGTTTGTGGCTCAGtatgtccagtatggttttctcgcaattccggaacttggccggaacttccggtcaccggaagttccgccctagttccgccccaacCTCAGTATGCCAGCCTGTCTGACTCGGAATCATCCTGCCGGAACCTCCGGTcctcttggccggaacttccggccctcctggccggaacttccggtgttactgAAAAACGTCcataacggtcagatctgagagctccaatcatataaatagctctcttctccaatggggcaagttgctcaatcattgcacaaaaatctgccaagcttcaccaccattagagccacctcaagaactcaagatttgcaagatctccttcctccccaaccaaagctcttgatctttggagattcgaaggagaagacaccgatctacatcctcacccaaccaaagctcttgatctacaTTTCCCCCTCGtttgtttgagggccctcttgctagtgttcctctttggatccctagttgatttgtgttgatgtattgttgttgattgttgtgttgttacagatttgggagcctccaattaggtgtggatgtgtgccccaagaaccttgtaaaggcccggtttccgcctcgaggaaatcccttagtggaagtgagctaggccttcgtggcgttgctcacaggagatctgagtgaagccttcgtggctgttggtttggctttcgtagcaaccacacacctccaaacgtagacgtaccttcttgcaaaggaagggaactacgggaatcatctccgtgtcatcgcgtgctccactctcggttacctctatcctattctatcaccTATATATTACGTAGCTATATCTAGCTTAGTtggtaaccttgtcatataggtaaattcacttagttgcatatctagagaatttacctttgtgtcaagcctaaattgaaaaagaactaaaaattggttagcacctattcaccttcccccctctaggtgcggcatacgatcctttcaggtgCCCCGAAGATCCTTCCAACAATGGGAGAAGGCAAAAGTCCTTCGGTCATTCACCGTTTTGAAGTAATCCAAAGCTTACCACACCTAGAGCAAAACGAGACAACAATGACAAACGTATGCACAAACAACGAAAGAACAAGTTGACGTTGAAAACTATACCAAGTCCTTAATGTCGATGCTGCTAACGGGCACCCGCTTCACGTGATCATACGTCGTCTGGAACTTGTTGCATTCCGCTTGAATTGttccccacctcttttggaggGAGCAGTATTGAGGTCGCTGTCAAATCGGTCCTCCCCGTACCGGCGATGCTCATGGAAGTAGTCATGAATCTGGCGCCAGAATGCGCCCCCTTCTACTCGGCACCATTCAGTGGATCTTGCCCAATGGCCAACCACCCCTCGACTAGCATTTTGTCCTCCGGCTCCACGTAGTTGCTAGTTCTTTTGCTAACATGGCGACCTTGAGCTTATGCAGCTGCGGCTTGTGTGAGCTCGTCAATGAACAACGGCTCCTCGTCGATTTTCATGGTGCCGACATTGCCAATCTTGTCCTCCTCTATGTCAGTGGGAGGTGGAGGGGGCCC
Coding sequences within it:
- the LOC127343814 gene encoding kinesin-like protein KIN-14C, whose translation is MGTMGGHFDDFHADDRRAEVIDWLGGLLPEFNLPLDSSDEELRDYLIDGTALCYTADKLMPGVLEGVWGGYASDQRSNVKKFLSVVAEMGLPGFSVKDLEEGSMSSIVECLLTLRDNVTTGFGENLSNYAAKTPTRPVVSVSTPGRRSPGEDRRRGLWDPKSPQRSPLLSGQKANEVFQFKRGQYADLPASKISEMIQSNSLDNAPTQSLLRVVNGILDESIERKRGEIPHRVVYLLRNVIQEIEHRISIQADHIKNQNSVIKTREDKYRSKIKALETLVNGTNEENEMAINRLELVKVEKSKIDERRKLGEQDMVRLMQEKENAENTVSNLQQEIQVMSRMFEEYREQMEAKTSQMEEHLTLRAKEAEFLLMQSKKRVEEVEAASELKSQLWSKKTNTFRSYMDNQKLCIKDIRISSQSIKQEMFALQMKWRDEISNIGLDLKGLVDAAENYHGVLAENQKLFNEVQELKGNIRVYCRVRPFLPGQDGKSTAVDYIGENGEILISNPSKQGKDGYRMFKFNKVFNTHVSQAEVFSDIQPLIRSVLDGFNVCIFAYGQTGSGKTYTMSGPGTSKEDWGVNYRALNDLFDISLKRRNNFTYEVEVQMVEIYNEQVRDLLSNDIAQKRLGIWSTSQPNGLVVPDASLIPVKSTSDVLDLMEIGQANRAVGSTALNERSSRSHSILTVHVRGLDVKNGSTSRGCLHLIDLAGSERVERSEATGDRLKEAQHINKSLSALGDVIFALAQKNAHVPYRNSKLTQVLQSSLGGQAKTLMFVQVNPDVESCSETISTLKFAERVSGVELGAARSNKEGKDIKDLLEQVASLKDTISRKDMEIEQLQVLKDKTKSPSSLTDKSGSNMLKQSASSSSLTMASQQNQLLSGSMGSGETEYEDNASDDGCSVGETEYSVGSASEAAERMQKGPSRLTRFFLTKNGQPAASRPKPKEPVPKATGRLKPTTSQAAAASSSVKPLKRRVVP